A genomic stretch from Geothermobacter hydrogeniphilus includes:
- the rpmB gene encoding 50S ribosomal protein L28: protein MAKVCEICGKKPTTGNNVSHAHNKTRKVWNPNLQKVRALRNGQVRAIKVCTRCIRSGAVVKAG from the coding sequence ATGGCCAAGGTATGTGAAATCTGCGGAAAAAAACCGACGACCGGCAACAATGTCAGTCATGCACATAACAAAACCCGTAAAGTCTGGAATCCGAATCTGCAGAAGGTCAGGGCCCTGCGGAACGGTCAGGTCCGGGCGATCAAGGTCTGTACCCGCTGCATCCGTTCCGGAGCGGTGGTCAAGGCCGGCTGA